In Streptomyces sclerotialus, the DNA window CACCTGGGTGCTCGGCGCGGACGCCGACGTCGCGGCGCTCGGCACCCTGCTCGGCCGCGGCGCCCTGGCCATGACCGTCATCGGCCAGGCGCTGCACTGGATGGACCACGACCGGCTCTTCCGCGCGCTGCGCCCGATGCTGCGGCCCGGCGGCGGCATCGCCGTGGTCACCAACGGCGTACCGCTGTGGCAGCAGGAGAGCTACTGGTCGGACGCGCTCCGCGGATATCTGGAGCGGCACTTCGGCACGGCGCTGGAGGCCACCTGCGGCACGGGCGACGACGACCGGTCCGTGTACGCCCAGGCGCTGCACGCGGCGGGCTACGACGGGGTGCGCGAGATCGACCACAGCTACCGCGCCGAGCTGACCTTCGAAGAGCTGCTCGGCGGCGTTTTCTCCGCCGTACCGGCCGACCGGCTGCCCGGGCCCGGGGAACGCCCGCTGTTCGCCGCCGGACTGCGCGAAGCGCTGCCGGAGGGGCCGTACGCGGAGGAGGTGCGGGTGCGGGTGCTCGTGGGGCGGACGAGCGGCTGAGAACGGCGGCCAGGGACGGCGACGGGGGAGCGGCCGGGACGGCGATGAGGGAAGCGGCCGGGACGGCGACGGGCCGCCACCGCGTGCTGCGGGGGCGGCCCGTCGGAGGTTCGGCCACCGGACCGGATCGCCGGCCGCCAGGGGCGGCCGGCGGCTGGTCAACGGGTCGCGGCGCCCTGAGCCGACTGCAGCGTGATGCCGAGCGACGCCGCGTAGTTGGACAGGACCAGGCGGCCCACCGCCATGTACGCACCCAGCGCCTCGGCGGAGGCACAGCCCGCCTCGGCCGCGGCCGCCCCCAGCAGGCCGTCGGCGATCTCCGGGCCGATCAGGTACGGGGCCAGCGCCAGCTGCTGCGAACCGGAGGTGCGCAGCTGCTCGGCCGTACGCGAGATCGCGCCCTCCTCGTCCAGCGCGGCGGCCAGCACCGGCACGGCGAGACGCGCGGACAGCAGCATGCCGGTGATGCCGGCGGCCTGCACGGCCTCCTCGCCGCCGACGGTGGCGAGGATGATGCCGTCAGCAGCCGTTGCGACCGTGAACAGGCGGGCCCGGTCGGCGCGCGCCAGGCCGGCCTCGGACAGCCGCACGTGCAGCGCCTCGGCGAGCAGCGGGTGCGGGCCGAGCACATCGGTGAGCTCGGCGGCGGAACCGCTGTTCATGATCGCCTGGCGTATACGGCGCAGCAGGGCGTTGTCGGGCCCCGCGAGCAGCGGCACGACCACGGCGGCCGGGCTGTCCTTGAGGTCCGTCGCCCCGGCCTCGATACGGGCCCTGCGCTCGGCGGCAGCGTGCGAGAGCACGGCCTCCAGCGACGGGAACTCCTCGTCGCCGCCGT includes these proteins:
- a CDS encoding class I SAM-dependent methyltransferase; amino-acid sequence: MTVGFSGEVAEYYARFRRGYRPELLDALQEAFGLTAGDTALDLGCGTGQLAVPLAARVGAVLGMDPEPDMLRLARRAADEAGVQNATWVLGADADVAALGTLLGRGALAMTVIGQALHWMDHDRLFRALRPMLRPGGGIAVVTNGVPLWQQESYWSDALRGYLERHFGTALEATCGTGDDDRSVYAQALHAAGYDGVREIDHSYRAELTFEELLGGVFSAVPADRLPGPGERPLFAAGLREALPEGPYAEEVRVRVLVGRTSG
- a CDS encoding sirohydrochlorin chelatase, with protein sequence MPRPRQSGRHRRPEPVVAPEGAPALVLAVPGAPTAASRSLAEEVSSIARSELPGLDARIGYVDGGDEEFPSLEAVLSHAAAERRARIEAGATDLKDSPAAVVVPLLAGPDNALLRRIRQAIMNSGSAAELTDVLGPHPLLAEALHVRLSEAGLARADRARLFTVATAADGIILATVGGEEAVQAAGITGMLLSARLAVPVLAAALDEEGAISRTAEQLRTSGSQQLALAPYLIGPEIADGLLGAAAAEAGCASAEALGAYMAVGRLVLSNYAASLGITLQSAQGAATR